The following proteins come from a genomic window of Tenebrio molitor chromosome 9, icTenMoli1.1, whole genome shotgun sequence:
- the gprs gene encoding serine-enriched protein isoform X4 translates to MPESLLLPASYIVMAEAEPDLSTFENKTGLAEDMKFLASMPELCDVTFLVGDTREPVCAVKAVLAARSRVFHKMLYQAPSPQRKKEPPPRENKLRLFLKRSSEPLLNLQNASQQRGFTQQLAPIQEPPSQQHQTLIIEEFEPDVFRQLIEYIHTGCVTLQPRTLLGVMNAADYYGLDELRRACAGFVQCCINVDTVCALLASAERYIQYKCTKTLVQKVLEFVDEHGNEVLNLGSFTLLPQHVVRLILARDELHADEFTKFQAALMWGKKYCDNNPSTSLKDVIGLVPYNIIMNALAYQVQYPKFRFLCGICSFIGLFTYFVSLVALVGSNYLHHLPLCTADPASVDPGKLSPNRVRRQAQGRSMSVQSSLDPYGSNTTLSSSGSSELASSDGKHSSN, encoded by the exons ATGCCGGAGAGTTTGCTCTTACCCGCGAGTTACATCGTGATGGCGGAAGCCGAACCTGACCTGAGTACCTTCGAGAACAAGACCGGCCTGGCCGAAGACATGAAGTTCCTGGCGTCCATGCCGGAGTTGTGCGACGTCACCTTCCTCGTCGGAGACACCCGGGAACCCGTCTGTGCCGTCAAGGCCGTCCTTGCCGCCCGATCCAGAGTTTTCCACAAGATGCTCTACCag GCCCCCAGCCCCCAGCGCAAGAAAGAACCTCCCCCGCGCGAGAACAAGCTCCGGTTGTTCTTGAAAAGGTCTTCGGAGCCCCTTTTAAACCTCCAGAACGCATCCCAACAG AGAGGGTTCACCCAGCAGCTGGCCCCTATCCAAGAG CCGCCATCACAGCAACATCAGACCCTCATCATCGAAGAATTCGAACCGGACGTTTTTCGACAACTGATCGAGTACATTCACACCGGATGTGTCACCCTCCAACCCCGTACGCTACTGG GTGTGATGAATGCGGCAGATTATTACGGTCTCGACGAACTGAGAAGGGCTTGTGCAGGTTTCGTCCAATGCTGTATCAACGTCGACACGGTGTGTGCTCTTTTGGCCTCAGCAGAACGCTACATCCAATACAAATGCACCAAGACTCTCGTTCAGAAA GTTTTAGAGTTCGTCGACGAGCATGGCAACGAGGTTCTCAATTTGGGTTCGTTCACTTTGCTACCCCAGCACGTTGTCAGACTGATTTTGGCCAGGGACGAACTCCACGCTGACGAATTTACTAAATTTCAAGCGGCACTCATGTGGG gtaaaaaatattgtgataACAACCCCAGCACCAGCCTGAAGGACGTAATAG GCTTGGTGCCCTACAACATAATAATGAATGCGCTAGCATATCAGGTGCAGTACCCAAAATTTAGGTTTTTATGCGGCATATGCAGCTTTATCggattatttacttatttcgTTTCACTTGTTGCGTTGGTGGGATCTAATTATTTGCACCATTTGCCACTTTGCACA GCAGACCCGGCAAGTGTCGACCCCGGAAAACTGTCACCCAACAGAGTAAGGCGGCAAGCGCAGGGCCGGTCCATGTCCGTTCAAAGCTCCCTGGACCCGTATGGCTCCAACACGACGTTGAGCAGCAGCGGATCCAGCGAGCTCGCTTCTTCAGATGGCAAGCATTCTTCCAACTAA
- the gprs gene encoding serine-enriched protein isoform X1, with protein MPESLLLPASYIVMAEAEPDLSTFENKTGLAEDMKFLASMPELCDVTFLVGDTREPVCAVKAVLAARSRVFHKMLYQAPSPQRKKEPPPRENKLRLFLKRSSEPLLNLQNASQQRGFTQQLAPIQEPPSQQHQTLIIEEFEPDVFRQLIEYIHTGCVTLQPRTLLGVMNAADYYGLDELRRACAGFVQCCINVDTVCALLASAERYIQYKCTKTLVQKVLEFVDEHGNEVLNLGSFTLLPQHVVRLILARDELHADEFTKFQAALMWGKKYCDNNPSTSLKDVIGRPGKCRPRKTVTQQSKAASAGPVHVRSKLPGPVWLQHDVEQQRIQRARFFRWQAFFQLTYGHCRAATPTASSQVAITLPPSLPSSPDGDGVVVVAVFHTAIVSSAHLHLHDRAQEGHSQRVNQPIGGFVVAKETPVYLGRSNILMQ; from the exons ATGCCGGAGAGTTTGCTCTTACCCGCGAGTTACATCGTGATGGCGGAAGCCGAACCTGACCTGAGTACCTTCGAGAACAAGACCGGCCTGGCCGAAGACATGAAGTTCCTGGCGTCCATGCCGGAGTTGTGCGACGTCACCTTCCTCGTCGGAGACACCCGGGAACCCGTCTGTGCCGTCAAGGCCGTCCTTGCCGCCCGATCCAGAGTTTTCCACAAGATGCTCTACCag GCCCCCAGCCCCCAGCGCAAGAAAGAACCTCCCCCGCGCGAGAACAAGCTCCGGTTGTTCTTGAAAAGGTCTTCGGAGCCCCTTTTAAACCTCCAGAACGCATCCCAACAG AGAGGGTTCACCCAGCAGCTGGCCCCTATCCAAGAG CCGCCATCACAGCAACATCAGACCCTCATCATCGAAGAATTCGAACCGGACGTTTTTCGACAACTGATCGAGTACATTCACACCGGATGTGTCACCCTCCAACCCCGTACGCTACTGG GTGTGATGAATGCGGCAGATTATTACGGTCTCGACGAACTGAGAAGGGCTTGTGCAGGTTTCGTCCAATGCTGTATCAACGTCGACACGGTGTGTGCTCTTTTGGCCTCAGCAGAACGCTACATCCAATACAAATGCACCAAGACTCTCGTTCAGAAA GTTTTAGAGTTCGTCGACGAGCATGGCAACGAGGTTCTCAATTTGGGTTCGTTCACTTTGCTACCCCAGCACGTTGTCAGACTGATTTTGGCCAGGGACGAACTCCACGCTGACGAATTTACTAAATTTCAAGCGGCACTCATGTGGG gtaaaaaatattgtgataACAACCCCAGCACCAGCCTGAAGGACGTAATAG GCAGACCCGGCAAGTGTCGACCCCGGAAAACTGTCACCCAACAGAGTAAGGCGGCAAGCGCAGGGCCGGTCCATGTCCGTTCAAAGCTCCCTGGACCCGTATGGCTCCAACACGACGTTGAGCAGCAGCGGATCCAGCGAGCTCGCTTCTTCAGATGGCAAGCATTCTTCCAACTAACATACGGCCACTGTCGCGCCGCAACCCCAACCGCCTCCTCCCAGGTCGCAATCACCCTCCCCCCATCACTACCCTCATCCCCCGACGGTGACGGTGTCGTCGTCGTCGCCGTCTTCCACACCGCAATCGTCTCCAGCGCACACCTTCACCTTCACGATCGTGCTCAAGAAGGTCACTCCCAAAGAGTGAACCAACCGATCGGTGGGTTCGTCGTTGCCAAAGAGACCCCCGTGTACCTAGGTCGTAGCAATATTCTCATGCAGTAA